One region of Cyanobium sp. M30B3 genomic DNA includes:
- a CDS encoding sigma factor SigF — translation MIPLFGCCPGPDGDPHQAMRRYQERRLRMLRFWRDGVERQLAALDASISTLEQQMQRTPQEPQA, via the coding sequence ATGATTCCCCTCTTCGGGTGTTGCCCAGGACCAGACGGTGATCCCCACCAGGCCATGCGTCGTTACCAGGAGCGCCGCCTGCGGATGCTGCGCTTCTGGCGCGACGGTGTGGAGCGGCAGCTGGCCGCCCTCGACGCCTCGATCAGCACCCTGGAGCAGCAGATGCAACGCACA